Genomic segment of Sulfurovum sp. UBA12169:
ATTCTTTGTTAGAGATGGCATGTTTTTAATTTAAAAAATTTTAAGCTATTAATCAATATAATTAAAAAATATTAAAATTAGGGGGGGGACAATGGATACTCATATATTAACCCACAATGATTTGGAACACAAAACTAAAACATTAAAAAAACGTAAAGAAATAAGACACTTCTTGCGCCAAGAAGTAGACCTTTCCAATACCCCGGTTTTTTTGCCTGAAGGGTGGGAGATGCCTTTACTGGGTATTTATATCATTTTTTTACCCTATATCGCAGGCGTTCTTTTCGTTTTTTTCTCTGTAGCAAATATGGATTATAAAACTTTTTCATCACTCAACGATAATTTATTTTTTATCATGAGCTGGCTGGTCGGCTATGAAATTATCGCGGCCTCAATTCTTCTTCTGATCGCTAAAAGTGCTATTTTGTTTCATCTCAAAAATAGTTAAAAAAAAGATAAAATACTCTATTTATTAACTTTTTGACGTCTTAGAAGAGGTGCGTTTTTGCATCTCTTTAAACTCTTTTGCAAGATATTCTCCCGTATAGCTGCCGGTGGCATGATACTCTTTTGCCAGCTCTTCGGGTGATCCCACAGCAACAATGAACCCCCCCTTGTTTCCCCCTTCGGGTCCCATATCGATGATATAGTCTGCATTTTTAATCATATCCAGATTGTGTTCTATGACAACAAGGGAATTGCCCAGATCCACAAGATGGTGAAGCACTCCTGTCAATCTATCTATATCCGCAAAATGAAGTCCCGTTGTGGGTTCATCTAAAATATAAAGTGTCTGGCCCGTATCTTTTCGGCTGAGTTCTTTGCTGAGTTTAATACGCTGGGCTTCACCGCCGGAAAGCGTTGTTGCATTTTGTCCCAAAGCGATATAGTCAAGTCCCACATCGACCAAAGTCTTTAGTTTGCTTGCTATGGCAGGAATGGCTTTAAAAAACTCCAAAGCTTCTCCTACACTCATGGAGAGTACATCGGCAATAGATTTACCCTTGTAGTGCACTTCAAGGGTTTGTGCATTATAACGTGTGCCTTTGCAAGCATCGCAACGCACAAGAACATCGGGCAAAAAGTGCATCTCAATCTTGATCTGTCCGTCACCCTGGCATTTCTCACAGCGTCCGCCCTTTACGTTAAACGAAAAACGTCCTATTTTGTATCCGCGGAGTTCTGCTTCTTTGGTCTGCGCAAAAAGCTTTCGTATCTCGTCCATTATCCCTGTATATGTAGCAGGATTGCTTCGGGGTGTGCGTCCTATGGGGCTTTGATCAAGATAGATCACCTTATCAAGTTTTTCCAATCCGTTAATCTCTACCCCGTCAACCTTATTGACTTTTCTGGCATGATTGAGCAATTCTCTGGCAACGGGCAACAGTGTTTGCAAAATAAGTGAACTTTTGCCGCTTCCGCTTACCCCGGTCACACATACAAAATTTTGTAACGGTATTCTTACATCGAGATCTTTGATATTGTTTAGCGTTACATTTTTGATCTCTATCCATTCATTTTGCGGCTTATTATGGGGATAATTAATCTCTTTTTTCCCAAACATATAATCTGCTGTAAGAGTCTTTGCTTTAGCTAGCTTCGCAGCGTCTCCTGCAAAAACAATATGTCCGCCGAATTTACCTGCTCCGGGTCCAATATCAACGATATAATCAGCCGCCAGTATGGTTTCTTTGTCATGTTCGACAACGATAACAGAATTTCCTTTGTCGCGAAGAGAGTTAAGTGTGCGGATAAGTTTCATCGTATCACGCTCATGCAATCCGATGCTAGGCTCATCAAGCACATACATGACACCGGTTAAACCGGAACCTATCTGAGAAGCGATACGGATACGCTGCGCTTCACCTCCGGAGATGGTTCTGGCATCACGGCTAAGCGAAAGATATCCAAGCCCAACGTCATATAAAAAAAACAGTCTTTCTTGTATTTCTTTGAGAATGGATTTTGCTATCATGCTTTGCTGCTCATTCAAGTGTGAGAAACTTTCCTCATCTGCAAAATACGCATAGCTTTTGTCGATCGGCATATCAATCATATCCGCAATATTTTTATCCGCTATCTTTACCGCCAAAGAACTGGGTTTTAGTCTATGTCCTTGACACTGGTCGCATACCTTTTCAGTCATATACTCTGAAAGATCTTTTTCTTCTTTAAACATATCATGTGCAAACCTGATAACACCCGGCCACTCACGAGTGAGCTTATGCTTTTTCCAAATAAAATCAACCGTACCGCCTATACCGTAAAGTATTGCTTTTTGCTGAAAAGAGGGAAGCTCTGCGTAAGGGATTTTGATATCAATACTGTTTTGTTCACAAAAAGATGTTAAGAATTTAGTATAATAGCTTTTGTTAAACCCGTACATGATTTTGATTGCGCCTTTGTCTATACTCAAATCAGAATCTATAATTTTTTTAAGATCTATGGTATATCTGATTCCCAATCCATCGCAAGCAGGACATGCGCCTTTGGGGGAATTAAAAGAGAAACTTATGGGCTCCAACGGCTCGAAGCTGATCTTGCAGTCAAAGCAAGCCAAATGTTCAGAGTAGTGGAAATGCTCACTCTCAAGTCCCAACTCTTCAAAATTGAGCACCTCAATTTCCATCTCCCCATAACTCTCCTTGAGTGCCTTTTCAACATCCTGACCTATGCGGTCGCGGCTTTCTTCTTTTACGACCACCCTGTCTACAATCACCTTAATCGTATGTTTTTTGGTTTTAGAGAGCTCTATCTCTTCATCTAGGCGCACCACCACTCCATCTACCATTGCACGTACATAGCCTTTGTGGCGCAAAGATTCGAACATATCTGCGAATGTACCTTTTTTTTCTTTCACCAGAGGCGCCATGATAACCAGTTTGGCTCCCTCGGGAAGTTTGAGCACCTCTTCTATGATATCACTTGCGGACATCGAAGAGATAGGTTTGCCGCATTCATGACAATACTGTTTTCCTATACGGGCAAAAAGCAGTCTGAGATAATCATAGATTTCAGTGATAGTCCCTACCGTTGAACGAGGATTTTTGGAAGTTGTTTTTTGGTCTATAGCGATTGCCGGAGTCAACCCCTCTATTTTGTCAACGTTCGGTTTGCCGGCCTGTCCCAAAAACTGTCTGGCATAGGAAGAGAGTGATTCGATATAGCGACGCTGTCCTTCCGCGTAAAGCGTAGAAAAAGCGAGAGTTGACTTACCGCTTCCGCTGATTCCGGTAAACACCACCAGTTTATTTTTAGGAATCTGCAAATCAATATTTTTTAAGTTATTCTCTTTTGCTCCAAAAATTTTAATCATATTCATAGTTTTAACCTAATAGTAATTTATTTGCTGTAATAATCAATATAACAACGTAAAAAGCAACCAAAAACTGCTTATAGTGAGTAATTTTAATCTTTTGGAGCAGCCAGATGCCTGCTCTGATTCCAATCAAAGAACCTAAAGCCATTATGGCCCCTGCCTGATACTGCATCATCCCAAGCCATGAAAGCGTGACAAAAGAAGAGATCGATGTAAACATCACATAAAAAAGACCGACCGATGACGCTTTTTTAAGCGGAAACCCCAAAAAACTGACCAGAATAGGCGTCATCAGGATCGATCCGCCTACGCCAAGCATTCCCGAAAAGACCCCAACTCCGGTTCCGATAGCCAAATAAAGCGGATAATTGACAATCTTTTCATGAATTGGTTCAGGATTTGCCAAAAAAAGTTTTGCCAAAGTAAAGATAACCAATGCAAGAAATATCCATCCCAAAATCGCACCATGGAGAATGGAAACCAGATATCCGCCGATCATCGCACCCACAATACCGCCGTAGCCGAAATACTGCATATCTCCCAGCGAATAAGTCTGTTTTTTTCGATGAATCAAAGCACCGGCAACAGAACTGACTGCCATTTGCATCACCGATATTGCAATCGCCTGCTTAATGTCAAATCCAAGATAGAGTAAAATCGGAACACTCACAGTTCCCCCGCCAATCCCGAAAAAACCTGACACGATACCGATAAAAATACCCAGCAGCCCCAATTCCATAAACATCAATGGTTCCTTTTTTGAAAATGGAGATTATAGCATTTTTATCGTTGATTTGTTCAAGGTTACGGCTATTGGCCATCAAAAGATTTCTATCTAAAATGCTTCAAGATCATCCATTTGATATTTGAGTACTCGACCCTCATCGTCTGCAAGATACATCATTCCTTTATTATCAAAAGTGATACCTTCCTGGGCAAATTTTGGCAACTTTCTCACCCAAACAGTTTTAGCTTTTTTCAAATCATACTTGATTAAAAGGTCTTCTTTGTCACTCACCATATAGAGATACCCTTTATAAAAACTCAATCCGGCTATATCTTTGTATTGTGGGTCAATGATCGTTACGATCTTTGCTTCTTTATCATTGTACTTATCAATCACAACAATGAGTGAAGGGTCATCTTTTGGATAAGGATTTTTCGACTGATTTGCCAAATAGATCTTATCTCCGGCTATAGCAATCCCCTCTAATCCATGTTCTTCATCTTTTACGAGCAGCTTTTTACCATGATACATTCTCTCAACATTCATCTCTTTGAGCACTTGAAGCGTACTTTGATCAACGATCAATAGATTATCCTTGCCCTCGATCACAAAATAAAGCTGTTTTTGGGCATCATCGCATGCCACACCTTCAAGATCATATTTACCCAATTTCTTATGACGCAAAATCTTGCCGCTAGTCGAAACTTCATAGACTTTACCTTCATCATTGGCAACAAAAAGCGTATCTGTTGTGCCTGAATAACAAATTCCCGAAGCTTCAGGAATATCAGCAATAATTTCCATATCTTTTTTGGCGCAGGAAACAAACAAAAAAGCAAAAAGGAAAAAATAGTATTTCATTGCATGTGAACCAAAAAAGGTTGAGAAAAAAATATACTCGCGGCCTCTCTCATTTCACCGGCATTTTCGATACGGTTAATCAGATCTCGAAATACCGAAGCGCCCTGATATCCTGCTTTTGAATACGTATGCAAATGCTTACGGAACAAGATAGCCCCATACTCGCCATAATAAGCGACCATCTGATCAAAATGCTCTAAAACGACCGCTTTGACAAGCTCTGAAGAAACCTCTTGCATCCCTTCTTTCATCTGATGAAAAATCCAGGGTCGTCCAACCGCTGCACGCCCCACCATAACTCCGTCAGCGCCGGTATAGTCAAGCACCCACTTCGCCTTTTGCGGTGAATCAATATCCCCGTTGGCAATGATAGGAATAGCAACCGTTTCCTTTATCTCTCGTATCGCATCATAATCGACAGCTGCCTTATATCTTCCTGCCCTTGTTCTTCCATGAACAGCGATAAAATCTGCGCCGTTATCTTCACATACTTTAGCAATCTCGATATGATTCTTTTCATTAAACCCTAGTCTAAACTTCACTGAAGTATAGGGTTTGTTTGAATATTTTTTGATTGTTCTGATCGTTTCACCCATTTTCGGCAAATCAGTCAACAGGGAGGAACCTTGAAGGTTATTGACAATCTTTGGAGCCGGACAACCGCAATTAAGATCGATACAGCTTACGCCTTCAAGCGTATTTAGATATTCAACAGCCCGTCTCATGACGTTTTGATCAGAGCCTGCCAACTGAATGCTATACGGATCTTCCAAGGGGCTTTTTTCAAGCATTTTAATCGTTTTTTTACTTTGATAAACCAAAGCATTCGAACTGATCATTTCGCTTACCGTCAGATCTGCACCGAATTTTTTAACAACGGAACGGAAAGGAAGATCTGTGTAGCCGGCAAGAGGGGCTAACACATAGAGAGGTTGAGAAAAATCAAGCTTCATTGCAAACGGTATCTACCTCTATAAGATCTTCAAGTTTATATTTTTTATGTTCCTGCTTTAGTTCATAAAGTGCTCTGAATTTTATAAACTCGCTTTCGTTCTGCTCTTCAAGATATTTACCCACTTCTTCTAAAAGCTCATATTCAAAAAGAAGATAAAGATAGGCATTTTGGGCCTTGAGATTGTTTTGCTGATATTTTTTAAACAGTGCCAAATTTTGATCAGGTGTAAATTGCTTCTTTGTGATACTTGCAATATAGACAAAATCGCTGCACTCAAGCTTTAATCCTTCAACAAATTCATTGAGAATTTCGACACTCAAACCCATATCTTCTGTTCCGCCAACTCTTTTAAGCATTGCTTTGAAGTTTTTTGCATCAAAAGTTTTCGCATATTTGCGTGCTTTATAAAAAGTCTCGCGGGCTGCAAAAATTTCTAATGCTTTTTTTTGCACAGCCTTGGAAAATAGAGAGGGAGATTTCATGACCTCTTCCACAAACTCTTTATCTGACTCCAAACGGTTAAGTCTATTTTGTATCAAAAGAGGATTGTTTTCGCTAAATAATTTTGTCATTTTATGCTCTTTGAGATCTACATACTCCCCGCTTTTTATCTTCTGAATGAGATTTATGATTTTTGTCAGTCTTGAATTTAAACCTTCAACATTCTCCTTCATATCAATAGAAGCTTTACTTAAAAGCATAGCCGAATTTTTTATCTCATCTAGCGCATATTTTTGATCTTTAGGCTCATTAATCAAAGACCAATAAAAGGCGTCATCCAATGTTGCAGCATCCCTTTGCCATTTTTTTAGTTTTAAATAGTTTTTAAATCCATAAAAAAGCATATGTATGATTGTGAACACTAGCAACAAAAGCATAGGCAGGATAATCCAAACGGCCACAGGAAGATTAAAATGAATTCCAGTAACTTCAAGAAGATAATTATTTGGATTTACCGTATATACAAATGCCCCTACAATTGCTGCAAGGGTAAGTGTGGCAAAAATATATAAACCTATTCTCATGTTTCGTCCTTTACTTCTGTTCTTTTTCGTTGATCTCCCGACATGTGATACAAAAACGTGCAAAATTTTTAACCTCTAACCGTTTGCGGCCTATAGGTTCTTCGCACATTTCACAAATACCGTAAGTTCCTTTTTTTATTTTATCCAAAGCAAGTTCAATTTCGTTTAATTCTTTACGTTGTTGTATTAAAATGGCACTATCAACTGCACTTTCAGCAGATGCTGCTGCATAATCTCCCTCATCATTTAAATCAAGATTTCTCATTTCGTCTAACTCAAGTGCGGTTCCGGCAAGATTTTTTTCTATCTGTGCCTTTCTTGCAGTCAATTTTATTCTAAACTCTTCTAACTGAGATTTGCTAAGCATATGTATATTCCTATTTGTGATATGGGTGATTGTGATTGATGGCAAGCCCTCTAAATATCTGCTCCAACAATACTACTTTCACCAACTTATGTGAAAGCGTTATTTTACCAAATGATATAGCATAATTACATTTAATCAAAAAATCCCTTTCAAGCCCGTATGCACCGCCGATAAAGAAGTTTATCTCCGCACTATCCTTAAGCAGTTTTGCAAAATCAAAACTATCGACTTCTTTTGAAGAAGGATCCAAAGCGATAGCGGTACCCCCGCTGAGATATCTCTGCAGTGCATTGGAATAGGATCGCTGTGCTGCTATCGCCGAAAGATCTTGCGCCTTAGCAATCTCTTTGTCAAAAATTTCTATCACTTCAACTTTGGCAAACGGTTTGGCAATCTTTTTGTAATGCTCTATGAGGGGAGCATAAAGTAACTCTTTGCTTTTTTTGTCTATAACGATTATATTAATTTTCATCTCACGCCTTTTTGTATGTGCAATTGTACACTATATGAAAAAATAATCACATATAAAATACTTTTCAACCCTGTCTTGAGCTTGCGTTTGAGTGTTTTTGTATTTTTTGCTATGATTTGACAATAAAAGGAGAAGCAATGAAAAAGTTATTTTGGTTTATTTTGGCCGGATGTTCATTTTTATTTGGAGTAGAGGGCAAAGAGGTATTTGATGCCAAGTGTGCCTCCTGTCACAGTTACTATATCCCCCTGAATGAACTCAAAAAAAATGCACAGAGCAACAATACTCTTCTTAAATTAAAGGCGCCGACGCTCAACCAACTCTCCTTTGGCGTACGTCTGAATATTGGGGATATAAAAGCCGATGAAGAATCCCAGCGCCTGGAAGTGGAAGCGTTTATCGAAAACTATATTGCGGCTCCGGATAAAAAGAAAAATGTGGTGCCGCCGGAGATGACAAAATTCTTCCCCGCCATGCCAAGCATGAAAGATTTGTTAAATGAAGACGAGATTGAAGCGCTCAGCAACTTTATTTTTAGCTATGGCGAAGCGATGATCGCCGAACACAGTGCCCCTTTTGTCAGTTTTGAAAAAGCCAAAGAGTTAGCCAAACAAGAGGATAAAATCATTATGATACGGGGTATTTTGCCTTATTGCAAATGGTGCATCAAAATGGACAGAGAAGTGATGGTCGAAAAAGAGGTGGTCGAAGCGCTGCTCAAAGACTTTGTCATTGTCAAAACTGATGTAGCGCTTGAAAAACTTCCTCTAGGGATGAAATCATTGGGAACTCCCTCTTTTTACTTTATCAATAAGGATGGTGAAACTGTTATCGCTCAGATACAGGGCTACAGAGACAAACAAGAGTTTTTAGAGCTGTTAAATACTGTTAAACAAAACGCGAAACAATGATAAAGCCTCAAGCTTCTCTCGTCATTGTCCCGAATTAAATTCACAAGGGGATGAGAAAAAGGCTTTAATCTTCCGGCACGGTAATGATAAACCGATTTTCATTTTTTTCATAGGTATATGTCAGCTTCAATTTTAATACTTCCATAATCGTATAAACAATATACAATCCCAACCCCAATCCATGTCCTTTCTCGTGAAAAGGCTGCTGATAGTCTTCAATAGTGTGGGTAAATTGTTCTCCGCTGTTGGCAAAAAGAATGCTTTTTTCTTTTATTGTGATAGAAACCCGATGATCAGGCGAGTATTTGATGGCATTGTCCATAAGATTCTTGAATGCCAGTGAGAGAAGCTCAAAATCGCTCAAAAAAACAAGCGGTTCTTCTTCTGCAATATGCACTTGTTTTTGCACCCCCTCTTCATCGATAAACATCAGTTCCATTGCCTGCTCTACAATATCCCTTGCATTGTACTTTGATATTTTAAGCATATATTTTGCTGAAAGCATCTGTTCAATTTTTGAAAATTCTTCTATGAGCAGTTCTAACCGTTCAAATACGGCCTCATAGCTCTCTTTTTGCGAAACGTCCTCTAAAAATACATTGAGCAGTTTTCCTTTTCCAATGGGCGTTTTAAGCTCATGCATGATCATACGCAAAAAAAGCTGTCTGGACTGGATAAGGGATTCGAGCTTTTTAAGTGCACTATCAAAAGCATTGGAAACCTCTGCTATCTCATCTTTGGCCTCACTTTTAAACGATATTTTAAGATCTCCTTGAGCAACCTTGTGGATATTCTCCTGTAAAATTTTTAATGGCTCGAGACTCCGTGTCAACCATAAATAAAGGCTTAACAGAAAAACCAAACTGACCAAATACCAAAAAAATATTTGCCATGGAAAAGAATTTTCCTGCTGATCTTCCAAAAGCAACTCAAAATGCGGATGCTCTAGCCAAAGATACATTTTTTGTTTCAGCTTCAATATTTCAAATCTGCTATGCAATATCCTTTTTTTCTGCATCAAGTAGGTATGCTCGCGAATAGATTTAACGGCTTGGGTATCATCTATCAGTTTAAAGCCGCTCTCTTTTAAATAAAGATTGAAGCTGGGATCGTCAAAATCAAGAGGATCTCCATTTTGTGCGCTTTGCCTAAAATACTTATGAAGAAAAAGAGACGTCTGTATGTATCGTTTCTCTATTTTTTGGAAATGCTGTGCTTTTTGTATATACAAATAAGAGGCAAAAAAAGCGCTGACAAAAACAAAAGAAACCAAAAAAATAATACGTATCTTGCTGTAAATGGTCATGATAGCAATTTATACCCTACACCGCGTACGGTTTTAATATTTACCTCATCTGAGAGTTTATTGCGCAGACGATTGATAATCACCGCCAAAGAGCCGTCGCTTCCAAACTGAAATACATCAGAATCATAAAGTATCTGCTCTTTAGACACAGTATTGCCGCGATGCTGTAT
This window contains:
- a CDS encoding excinuclease ABC subunit A gives rise to the protein MIKIFGAKENNLKNIDLQIPKNKLVVFTGISGSGKSTLAFSTLYAEGQRRYIESLSSYARQFLGQAGKPNVDKIEGLTPAIAIDQKTTSKNPRSTVGTITEIYDYLRLLFARIGKQYCHECGKPISSMSASDIIEEVLKLPEGAKLVIMAPLVKEKKGTFADMFESLRHKGYVRAMVDGVVVRLDEEIELSKTKKHTIKVIVDRVVVKEESRDRIGQDVEKALKESYGEMEIEVLNFEELGLESEHFHYSEHLACFDCKISFEPLEPISFSFNSPKGACPACDGLGIRYTIDLKKIIDSDLSIDKGAIKIMYGFNKSYYTKFLTSFCEQNSIDIKIPYAELPSFQQKAILYGIGGTVDFIWKKHKLTREWPGVIRFAHDMFKEEKDLSEYMTEKVCDQCQGHRLKPSSLAVKIADKNIADMIDMPIDKSYAYFADEESFSHLNEQQSMIAKSILKEIQERLFFLYDVGLGYLSLSRDARTISGGEAQRIRIASQIGSGLTGVMYVLDEPSIGLHERDTMKLIRTLNSLRDKGNSVIVVEHDKETILAADYIVDIGPGAGKFGGHIVFAGDAAKLAKAKTLTADYMFGKKEINYPHNKPQNEWIEIKNVTLNNIKDLDVRIPLQNFVCVTGVSGSGKSSLILQTLLPVARELLNHARKVNKVDGVEINGLEKLDKVIYLDQSPIGRTPRSNPATYTGIMDEIRKLFAQTKEAELRGYKIGRFSFNVKGGRCEKCQGDGQIKIEMHFLPDVLVRCDACKGTRYNAQTLEVHYKGKSIADVLSMSVGEALEFFKAIPAIASKLKTLVDVGLDYIALGQNATTLSGGEAQRIKLSKELSRKDTGQTLYILDEPTTGLHFADIDRLTGVLHHLVDLGNSLVVIEHNLDMIKNADYIIDMGPEGGNKGGFIVAVGSPEELAKEYHATGSYTGEYLAKEFKEMQKRTSSKTSKS
- a CDS encoding tRNA dihydrouridine synthase DusB, with amino-acid sequence MKLDFSQPLYVLAPLAGYTDLPFRSVVKKFGADLTVSEMISSNALVYQSKKTIKMLEKSPLEDPYSIQLAGSDQNVMRRAVEYLNTLEGVSCIDLNCGCPAPKIVNNLQGSSLLTDLPKMGETIRTIKKYSNKPYTSVKFRLGFNEKNHIEIAKVCEDNGADFIAVHGRTRAGRYKAAVDYDAIREIKETVAIPIIANGDIDSPQKAKWVLDYTGADGVMVGRAAVGRPWIFHQMKEGMQEVSSELVKAVVLEHFDQMVAYYGEYGAILFRKHLHTYSKAGYQGASVFRDLINRIENAGEMREAASIFFSQPFLVHMQ
- a CDS encoding molecular chaperone DnaK suppressor DksA; its protein translation is MLSKSQLEEFRIKLTARKAQIEKNLAGTALELDEMRNLDLNDEGDYAAASAESAVDSAILIQQRKELNEIELALDKIKKGTYGICEMCEEPIGRKRLEVKNFARFCITCREINEKEQK
- a CDS encoding 23S rRNA (pseudouridine(1915)-N(3))-methyltransferase RlmH — protein: MKINIIVIDKKSKELLYAPLIEHYKKIAKPFAKVEVIEIFDKEIAKAQDLSAIAAQRSYSNALQRYLSGGTAIALDPSSKEVDSFDFAKLLKDSAEINFFIGGAYGLERDFLIKCNYAISFGKITLSHKLVKVVLLEQIFRGLAINHNHPYHK